TTTTGACTCACCGTTAGGATTAGCGGCACTGCCCTGCCATTCCCCTTCAAGCAGAGGGCATATAGGTTTTAAATCAATTTTTGCACCATAAGACAAGGTCGGCAGTAACAGCAATCCACCTAGTCCTAAGCAGAGCATATAAATCCGTTTAATCATGCTGGATTTCAAATCTTGAAATATCATCTTATGTCACTCTATCGCCATCTAAAAGCAAGGATCTGATGAAGGAAAACCTTGCACGTTATCCCTAAAAATTGTTGATGAAGAAAATATACCGCTTTAACAGCAAAAGACCCACTTATGTGGGTCAATTTTTTAGTGACGACTATTTTAAACTAACTACTATTTATACGAACTGCTAACAGTAATTTATTGACCAAAGCCACTATCAGTTATGCTGATTTGAGTAACTTCACCATACTGCTTAGCAATATCAGCTATTTTTGCGGCATTGCCAATTAACACATACTGCAAGTGTTGTTGCGGAAAATATTGCTTAATTAAGCGCTCAGTGTCAGCCAGTGTTAACCCATCCACTTTGGTTTGAAATTGATTAATAAAATCATCATTAAAACCGTATAAATACATGTCAGACATCAAACCGGCTAACTGACTGGCTTTTTCATACTTAGTCGGAAACTGACCTTTAACATAAGCTTTTGCTGAGTTTAATGTAGCTTGGTCGATCCCCTTTTCCCACAAGCGAGCATAGGTTTTTAACGCTAAATCGATCGCCTCTTTAGTGGTGTCGGCTTTAGTAAAGGTACTAATTTGAAACACCCCGGCTTTTGAGTAAGGGCTAAAGCCTGAACGTGCGCCATAGGTTAACCCTGCATTTACCCTGAGCTCATCGTTAAGCCATGAGGTAAAACGCCCACCTAAAATAGTGTTCACTACCGTTAACCCGACATAATCAGGGTTATCCATACTAATTCCCAAACCACCAATTACAAAGGTAGTTTCAATCGCGTCGGGTTTATCCACCAGCAATACCCGACTTTTAGTCAATGTCGGTAAAGCTTGGCTTAAATCCGCTTGCACTGCGACTTCGGTATTTTGCCACTGGCCAAATACAGCCTCTAACTTGGTTCGCATGTCGCTTGGGTTAAAATCTCCCACAATACTGATGGCGGTGTTATTAGGTTGATAATAGCTTTGATGAAATGCCCGCAATTGGTCAATAGTTAACTGGGCAACGGATTCACTGTTACCAGAACTTGGATTGCCATAAGGATGCTGAGCAAAAATCAATTTATTAAAATAGCGACCTATTACCGCTCTTGGGCTTTCTTTTTGCTGCGATAATCCCACAACTTGGCGCTGTTGTAGCTTGGTAAATTCAGTCTGATCAAAATCAGGTTGTAATATCACATGACTAAAAATCGGCAGGACTTTATCGAGATCTTTACTCATAAAATGAGTACTAATATAGCTACCTTCATTATCTGCACCGGTTTGTAAGCTTGCTCCCATAAAGTCTAAGGTTTGCTCAATATCGGCCTTTGATTGCCCCGCAGCCCCGAGCATTAAGCCATCGGCTGTCATACTCGCTAAACCAGACGTGGTGTCATTTACCGCGCCTACACGTACCACTGCACTCATGGTGATCAGCGGTACTTCTTTTTGTACCATCATGTTTACTTTAAGGCCGTTTTCCAATGTGATGGTTTGATATTGAGGCAAACTGAAACGACCAGTCTCAACCACAGTTGCTACGCCACCCACTTCCTTTGAGCTTGTTGCGCAACCCGATAACATAGCTACGCTAGCCAATGTACAAGTCATCGCTAAACATGATAATGAGGCCTTCACAACTTTTTTATGAAACACTTTGACCTTAGGTGATTGATTGTCCGTTATCATTTGTCGCTCTCCTCTGTGGCAGCTAACACGCCTACGGTTCGGTTTGCGCGAATAAGATAAGTTTGCGCCACGCGTTGAATGTCTTCTGCGGTGACTGTGTTATAGCGATCAGGCGCATCAAACAACTTGTCAAAACGACCAAAATACATTTCATATGTGCCTAATGTATCTGCTTTACCATTGATGGTTTCCATTGTTTGGTAAAACTCCATCAGTTTTAGGTTTTTTACTTTTTCAAGCTCGTTACTTGTCACGCCATCGGTTGCGATTAAATTGATCTGTTCAATTAAGCCAAGCTCTAAATTTTTAGCGTCAATGCCTGAATTAGCGACTCCAAGGATATAAAACAAATTAGGGTCAAAAGACATTGGCATATAAGTTACAGCCTCTGTAGCGATTTGTTTATCAACCAAACCTTGATAAAAACGCGAGCTATTACCTTGGCTTAAAATGGCACTCAATAAATCAAGGGCATAATAATCAGCGTGGCTTGTGGCTGGCACGTGATAAGCCAGCATCACATTGGGTGTAGTAACAGATTCTTTTTTAACAAATACTCGACGCTCACCTTTTTGCAAAGGCTCCACTGTGCGTACGGCTTTAGGAGGAGCTTGTGCTGGAATTGGCGCAAAATATTGATTAGCTAGCTTTTTCACCTCTGCCAGTTTGACATCACCCGCTATTACCACCACGGCATTATTGGGAGCGTAGTAGGTTTTATGGTATTGCTGTAAATCCGCTAAGGTCCAAGCGGCAATGTCAGACTCGTAGCCAATCACCGACCAACTATATGGGTGAGCTGCAAAAGCCACACTTTTTAGTGCTTCTTGAATGGTGCGCCAGTTAGAGTTTTCAAGCCCGGTGGTGCGCTCTGATTGCACAACCCCACGCTCGCTTTCAACCATTTCAGCATTGATATCTAGATTGGCAATGCGATCCGCTTCCAAATCAAATATGGTTTCAAGCGCATTTGCGGGAAACCAGTTGGTGTAAACGGTCATGTCTTCTGTGGTGTAGGCGTTGTTTGCGCCACCCGCCGCCTCCATAGTGCGGTCGAACATCTTTGGTCCGTACTTTTTCGAACCATTAAACATCATGTGCTCAAAAAAATGTGAAATACCAGTAATGCCGGGAACTTCATTACGTGAGCCAACCTTCCAAAAAAGATACATGTTGGCATTGGGAATAGAGCTATCCTCTAACACCATAATTTTCATGCTATTATCTAGAGTAAAGCTGTCAATATCCTTGGCAGTTGTCGCATTGACAACAGATGTCCCACAAGACCTACCAACAACAGCAACGCCGTTAGCGTATGTTTCATATTTCGCTCCTTTGAGCTGTTTTCTATCATTGATTGTTAAGATGAACCGTTGAAAATCAAGTGTAATACCAATCACAGTAAATAAGTGGCCAGAAATAGCGTAGGAAAAATGCGTGATAACCAGGCAGATTTTTTTGATAAGTAGTTATTCTACAATCAAAAAATCTAACGCAGTTATCAGGTATTTTCACAAGCTAGAATGATCAGTTATTTATTAGGATTGGTATAAGTTAACTTACCTTGAACAGGGGCGTTGTTAATAAATTGTGTGGTTTTATTGAGTAACAATTGTATCTATTTATGTGCGGCAAAAATGTTATGCCAGTGCTGCAATGGCTTGACGATTAGCAACGCAGAAACACCACATCATTATCTATCACTTCAAGTTGCCATTGATAATGCTCTGCAAGCCACTCAAAGGTTTCGATACTATAAAATTAATATGAGTTGGGTCGTGCTTGTAGTGCCAATTGATAAAGCTTGCATGATCTCGCACCCGCTTGGTCATAATGGCGAGCAAACCGCCCTTATTCACTAAACCTTGTAGTTGGTCAAAAATCTGTTTCGCATTAGCAATATGCTCTAACACTTCGGTCATGGTGACAAAGTCATATTGTTGGGCTAATTGCCCCATGTCTGGGTGATAAAATAAATCATAGTTTGCCACCGACACGCCCTGTTTAGCCGCCATCTGGCTAAGCACTGCACCTTCTCCGCAGCCAAAATCGAGACCGCTGGCATCGGGCGGTATGACCTTAAGTACTGGGGTTAAAGTTCGCGATAAAAAGCGCTGATAGCCTTCATCTGCCACGGTATTGTCATGTAAATCATAAAATGCTTTTTCGGCTTGCCTATCAAGATGAAATTGCTGGGGCACTGCGACTAATTTACACTGCTGACATTGAAAATAACTGCGCTGTTTATCTTGATGAAAAAGCACCAGCTTAGCGTGTTGGCATAAAGGGCAACTTGTTGGCGGCGATAATGCCACCGGATTGGCTTGGGTTAAATCAGCAGGCATGAAGGTCTCGATTAGTCTTGTTTTATTGGTGTTTCTTCGGTGATTTTTCGCTCTTTACCCGCCGCTTCTTGAGCTTGCCTTAAGTATTTATTTTCACGCTCAGCGCGTTCATCAAACTGGGCTTTGGCTTTTTCACGTTGTTTATCTTGCCACTCACCATGTTGTTGACGCGCTAATATTTCTTGCTCACGTTCAGCACTACCCTTTGCTGCAGCACGAGCTTTTTCAAGCTGAGTCTGCTCAAGCTTTTTAGAGTCGATGCGGCCTTGCTCGGCTTGTTTTTCAAGCGACAACTTTCTACGTGGCTTTTCAGGGTTTATCTCATCGATAGACTCTGCAGCCCAACTCGCGCTTGGGCATAATAACGCCGCACAGATTAATCCACTGAATAATGCTTTCATTGACTGTCCTTACTTATCTTGGTAATCATAACGCGCTTTAACCTCTATAGGCATGGCTTGCAGCCTATGTTGCACCATAGCCTCAAAAGCTGCAAATAATGGCGTAGTATCTACACGGCTATCAAGCGCTGTTAGCACCAATGCTGTTGCTTCAAGCGTCGACAAACTATCACTGCGTTTAGCCTTGCGAATGATATATTGCGACTCATGATTTACCTCCAAATGCAGCGCAGGGTATTTTGCTAACCAAGGGTTTGATTGCAACAGGCGATATACCTTGCGCCAAGTCCCATCCAGTAAAATGATAATCGCATCAACCGGTGCGTTTGCTTGGGCAACCGTTTGACTCGTGTCACTGGGATATACCAAATATATCGGCTTATTTGCTTGAGCTAAGTATGCTTGTAAATCAGCAAAATCTTCAGCCGTTTCACCCACAAACACCTGCAACTGC
This Shewanella aestuarii DNA region includes the following protein-coding sequences:
- a CDS encoding tRNA-uridine aminocarboxypropyltransferase; its protein translation is MSKRQYCSICHYPQSACVCHAIRPLQVHTNVVVMQHPSEVNHAKNTVRLMRLVMPQLQVFVGETAEDFADLQAYLAQANKPIYLVYPSDTSQTVAQANAPVDAIIILLDGTWRKVYRLLQSNPWLAKYPALHLEVNHESQYIIRKAKRSDSLSTLEATALVLTALDSRVDTTPLFAAFEAMVQHRLQAMPIEVKARYDYQDK
- a CDS encoding M16 family metallopeptidase: MTCTLASVAMLSGCATSSKEVGGVATVVETGRFSLPQYQTITLENGLKVNMMVQKEVPLITMSAVVRVGAVNDTTSGLASMTADGLMLGAAGQSKADIEQTLDFMGASLQTGADNEGSYISTHFMSKDLDKVLPIFSHVILQPDFDQTEFTKLQQRQVVGLSQQKESPRAVIGRYFNKLIFAQHPYGNPSSGNSESVAQLTIDQLRAFHQSYYQPNNTAISIVGDFNPSDMRTKLEAVFGQWQNTEVAVQADLSQALPTLTKSRVLLVDKPDAIETTFVIGGLGISMDNPDYVGLTVVNTILGGRFTSWLNDELRVNAGLTYGARSGFSPYSKAGVFQISTFTKADTTKEAIDLALKTYARLWEKGIDQATLNSAKAYVKGQFPTKYEKASQLAGLMSDMYLYGFNDDFINQFQTKVDGLTLADTERLIKQYFPQQHLQYVLIGNAAKIADIAKQYGEVTQISITDSGFGQ
- a CDS encoding M16 family metallopeptidase, with translation MTLDFQRFILTINDRKQLKGAKYETYANGVAVVGRSCGTSVVNATTAKDIDSFTLDNSMKIMVLEDSSIPNANMYLFWKVGSRNEVPGITGISHFFEHMMFNGSKKYGPKMFDRTMEAAGGANNAYTTEDMTVYTNWFPANALETIFDLEADRIANLDINAEMVESERGVVQSERTTGLENSNWRTIQEALKSVAFAAHPYSWSVIGYESDIAAWTLADLQQYHKTYYAPNNAVVVIAGDVKLAEVKKLANQYFAPIPAQAPPKAVRTVEPLQKGERRVFVKKESVTTPNVMLAYHVPATSHADYYALDLLSAILSQGNSSRFYQGLVDKQIATEAVTYMPMSFDPNLFYILGVANSGIDAKNLELGLIEQINLIATDGVTSNELEKVKNLKLMEFYQTMETINGKADTLGTYEMYFGRFDKLFDAPDRYNTVTAEDIQRVAQTYLIRANRTVGVLAATEESDK